The Microbacterium sp. SORGH_AS_0862 genome has a segment encoding these proteins:
- a CDS encoding MFS transporter encodes MIEAPDPATVPVAPARVGALAPLTVPAFRALWIAALISNIGSWMQTVGAQWFLVEQHSSPLLIALVQTASAAPVLLLGIPAGVIGELLNRRTLLIWVQATQVVIGGVLVVLTMTGEMSPYLLLALTLVLGAASAVQLPAYGAISAEIVPTPFIPNAASLSSISVNVARAIGPAIAGALVSLLGVAFVFALNAASFAVFLVVLLAWRGYRPCAHGFEPFLDATRAGVRYVRNAGIIRALYLRLGLFIVPASALYALLPLLATERLGLDATGYGVLLAGVGAGSIVGAFTMPRVRDAIGVNRTVLLCALAFGASMVGTAVSPWAPLTVVILAAGGAGWIGVIATLNGAVQSFLPTWVRTRGLSIYQMVLFGSTAAGSALAGAVAGWIGSVTACLAAGVLVVLVALTQLAIPLAATGDIARGRGELPLPQLDSDADIDENAQTLVLVRYRVDEGRREEFLSRMALVEHSRRRTGARSWTLYADREEPGLLVEAFDVGSWREHLSQHAERLTGYDQKVIHDAQMLALSVDTEHLIATGPASRSA; translated from the coding sequence ATGATCGAGGCACCCGACCCGGCGACCGTCCCGGTCGCGCCCGCGCGCGTGGGCGCGCTCGCGCCGCTCACCGTGCCCGCGTTCCGCGCCCTGTGGATCGCGGCCCTGATCAGCAACATCGGCAGCTGGATGCAGACAGTCGGGGCGCAGTGGTTCCTCGTGGAACAGCACAGTTCCCCTCTGCTCATCGCTCTCGTGCAGACCGCGAGCGCCGCGCCCGTCCTTCTGCTGGGGATACCAGCGGGCGTGATCGGTGAACTTCTGAACCGACGAACCCTGCTGATCTGGGTGCAGGCCACGCAGGTCGTCATCGGGGGCGTGCTGGTCGTCCTCACGATGACCGGTGAGATGTCGCCCTATCTGCTGCTCGCGCTGACCCTCGTGCTCGGGGCGGCCTCAGCTGTGCAGTTGCCCGCGTACGGCGCGATCTCCGCCGAGATCGTACCGACGCCCTTCATCCCCAACGCGGCGTCGCTCAGCTCGATATCGGTCAACGTCGCACGGGCGATCGGTCCCGCGATCGCAGGAGCCTTGGTCTCGCTGCTCGGTGTCGCCTTCGTCTTCGCCCTGAACGCCGCATCCTTCGCGGTCTTCCTGGTGGTCCTGCTGGCGTGGCGCGGGTACCGGCCCTGCGCGCACGGGTTCGAGCCCTTCCTGGATGCCACCCGAGCGGGCGTGCGATACGTCCGCAACGCGGGGATCATCCGTGCGCTTTACCTGCGCCTGGGGCTCTTCATCGTGCCCGCGTCGGCGCTGTACGCGCTTCTGCCGCTGCTCGCGACGGAGCGCCTCGGTCTCGACGCCACGGGGTACGGAGTGCTCCTCGCCGGCGTCGGGGCGGGGTCCATCGTGGGCGCCTTCACGATGCCGCGCGTGCGAGACGCGATCGGGGTGAACCGCACCGTGCTACTGTGCGCCCTCGCCTTCGGAGCCAGCATGGTCGGCACCGCCGTCTCTCCCTGGGCCCCGCTCACCGTCGTGATCCTGGCCGCGGGCGGTGCGGGGTGGATCGGTGTGATCGCGACCCTCAACGGCGCGGTACAGTCCTTCCTCCCCACGTGGGTGCGCACACGCGGGCTCTCGATCTATCAGATGGTGCTGTTCGGCTCGACCGCGGCGGGATCCGCGCTCGCGGGTGCCGTGGCCGGCTGGATCGGATCGGTCACGGCTTGTCTGGCGGCGGGGGTTCTCGTCGTCCTGGTGGCGCTGACCCAGCTCGCGATCCCGCTCGCGGCGACGGGAGACATCGCCCGTGGTCGTGGAGAGCTCCCCCTGCCCCAGCTCGATTCGGATGCGGACATCGATGAGAACGCGCAGACGCTCGTTCTCGTGCGCTACCGGGTGGACGAGGGACGCCGGGAGGAGTTCCTGAGTCGGATGGCGCTCGTCGAGCACAGCCGACGTCGAACAGGGGCGCGGAGCTGGACGCTGTACGCCGACCGGGAAGAGCCTGGCCTGCTCGTGGAGGCCTTCGACGTCGGTAGCTGGCGCGAGCACCTGAGCCAGCATGCCGAGAGGCTCACGGGATATGACCAGAAGGTCATTCACGACGCGCAGATGCTCGCACTGTCGGTCGACACCGAGCATCTGATCGCAACCGGTCCCGCGTCGCGCTCCGCGTGA
- a CDS encoding ACP S-malonyltransferase, which translates to MIIGLFPGQGSQTPGFLSPWLELDGVAARLDELSEAAQVDLTAAGTEWDADAIRDTKVAQPLIVAAGLISWHALVARAAGLPTGVAGHSVGEVAALAASGVIDDVSALRLVGVRGRAMADAAAQVETGMSAVLGGDEEAVLARLAELDLTPANYNGGGQIVAAGALGALSDLAAEAPRGTRVVPLQVAGAFHTRYMQPAVEALAAAAAELTASDPTLTLWTNKDGSEVADGARALELLVGQVASPVRWDLDMAAFAEAGVTGLIEFAPAGTLTGLAKRGLRGVPAVAVKTPDDLDAAVALLSEENA; encoded by the coding sequence GTGATCATCGGTCTTTTCCCCGGGCAGGGTTCCCAGACGCCCGGGTTCCTCTCGCCCTGGCTGGAGCTGGACGGCGTCGCCGCCCGGCTCGACGAGCTCTCGGAGGCGGCACAGGTCGATCTCACCGCGGCGGGCACCGAGTGGGATGCCGATGCGATCCGTGACACGAAGGTCGCGCAGCCTCTCATCGTCGCGGCCGGCCTGATCTCTTGGCACGCCCTCGTGGCGCGCGCGGCCGGACTTCCCACAGGTGTCGCCGGGCACTCGGTCGGCGAGGTCGCGGCACTCGCCGCATCCGGCGTGATCGACGACGTGTCGGCTCTGCGCCTGGTCGGTGTGCGCGGACGCGCGATGGCGGATGCGGCCGCGCAGGTCGAGACGGGCATGAGCGCCGTCCTCGGCGGCGACGAAGAAGCCGTCCTCGCCCGTCTTGCCGAGCTCGATCTCACCCCGGCCAATTACAACGGCGGCGGTCAGATCGTCGCCGCCGGTGCGCTCGGTGCACTCAGCGACCTCGCCGCGGAAGCCCCTCGCGGCACCCGCGTCGTTCCTCTGCAGGTCGCCGGCGCATTCCACACGCGCTACATGCAGCCCGCCGTGGAGGCGCTCGCGGCCGCGGCCGCAGAGCTCACCGCATCCGACCCGACGCTCACCCTCTGGACGAACAAGGACGGCTCCGAGGTCGCTGACGGCGCCCGCGCGCTGGAACTGCTCGTGGGCCAGGTCGCCTCCCCGGTGCGCTGGGACCTCGACATGGCCGCCTTCGCGGAGGCGGGTGTCACCGGCCTGATCGAGTTCGCGCCCGCGGGCACCCTCACCGGTCTCGCCAAGCGCGGACTGCGCGGCGTTCCCGCCGTCGCCGTCAAGACCCCGGACGACCTGGATGCGGCCGTCGCGCTGCTCTCGGAGGAGAACGCATGA
- a CDS encoding ATP-grasp domain-containing protein — protein MTTFRQRRVVVIGGGANDEHDVSLASAASVARAARELGDEVCELSIERGGQWRSVDGPLAPTDAVRLLDGCDVVFPVLHGVNGEDGAIAGLLTMLGVPFAGSPVRAGALAMDKWAMKLVAGALGVATAPGILIEPGDAVPTVPLATPFVVKPTSGGSSNGVSLVSDAAELAVAIERARCAGSSVLVEPYITGREVDIAVFRGPSGALRVGEPLEIAVADRAVFDHAAKYDGSAPFILPARVTSDELEILERDAVRLYDALGCAGVARFDFFVTGRGVVLNEVNTTPGLTEHSQVPRMYAAVGLGYSALIGQLLDAAVAR, from the coding sequence ATGACGACATTCCGGCAGCGAAGGGTCGTGGTCATCGGTGGCGGAGCGAACGACGAGCACGATGTGTCGCTCGCGTCGGCGGCCTCGGTGGCGCGTGCGGCGCGTGAGCTCGGCGACGAGGTATGCGAGCTGTCCATCGAGCGCGGTGGGCAGTGGCGGTCAGTCGACGGGCCGCTCGCGCCCACCGATGCCGTGCGCCTGCTCGACGGCTGCGACGTCGTCTTCCCGGTCCTGCACGGGGTGAACGGCGAGGATGGTGCGATCGCCGGCCTTCTCACGATGCTGGGTGTCCCGTTCGCGGGTTCGCCGGTGCGGGCGGGTGCCTTGGCGATGGACAAGTGGGCGATGAAGCTCGTCGCCGGTGCCCTCGGGGTGGCGACGGCACCGGGAATCCTGATCGAGCCGGGTGACGCGGTGCCGACCGTTCCCCTCGCTACGCCCTTCGTGGTGAAGCCGACGTCGGGCGGCTCGAGCAACGGCGTGTCGCTGGTCTCGGACGCGGCGGAGCTGGCGGTTGCGATCGAACGGGCGCGCTGCGCGGGGAGCAGTGTGCTGGTGGAGCCCTACATCACCGGGCGAGAGGTGGACATCGCCGTGTTCCGTGGACCCTCGGGCGCACTGCGGGTCGGCGAGCCGCTGGAGATCGCCGTCGCCGATCGGGCCGTTTTCGACCACGCCGCGAAGTACGACGGCAGCGCGCCGTTCATCCTCCCCGCCCGCGTGACGTCGGACGAGTTGGAGATCCTGGAGCGGGATGCGGTGCGTCTCTACGATGCACTCGGATGTGCGGGTGTCGCACGTTTCGATTTCTTCGTCACCGGTCGCGGCGTCGTGCTCAACGAGGTGAACACCACGCCGGGACTGACCGAGCACTCGCAAGTGCCCCGCATGTACGCCGCCGTCGGGCTCGGTTACTCGGCTCTGATCGGCCAGCTGCTCGACGCAGCCGTCGCACGGTGA
- a CDS encoding beta-ketoacyl synthase yields the protein MSTARIVVTGIGTSSPLGGTAPESWSALLNGESGTRTLEHDWVEQYSLPVTFAAEAKVRPEEVLERPIAKRLDPSSQFALIAAKEAWADAGAPDVAPERLGVDFATGIGGVWTLLDAWDTLREKGPRRVMPMTVPMLMPNAAAGNLSLHFGARAFARTVASACASSTESIVNAIEHLRDGLADVIIAGGTESAIHPITIASFASMQALSKRNDDPATASRPTSIDRDGFVMGEGAAALILETEEHARARGAKIYAYVAGGGVTADSYHITANDPEGAGAARAVGLALAMADASVDDVTHINAHATSTPVGDPNEYTALKAVFGDRIDDIPVSATKASTGHLLGGTGALEAIFTILAISERQAPPTINITEQDPAVPFRVSGSVQSLGAGDQLAISNSFGFGGHNAVVAFSNT from the coding sequence ATGAGCACCGCCCGCATCGTCGTCACCGGCATCGGAACCTCCTCCCCCCTCGGAGGAACCGCCCCCGAAAGCTGGTCCGCCCTGCTGAACGGAGAGTCCGGCACCCGCACTCTCGAGCACGACTGGGTGGAGCAGTACTCCCTCCCGGTGACGTTCGCCGCCGAGGCGAAGGTCCGCCCTGAGGAGGTGCTGGAGCGGCCGATCGCCAAGCGGCTCGACCCGTCTTCGCAGTTCGCCCTCATCGCGGCCAAGGAAGCCTGGGCGGATGCCGGTGCGCCCGACGTCGCCCCGGAGCGTCTCGGCGTCGACTTCGCCACCGGAATCGGAGGCGTGTGGACCCTCCTGGACGCCTGGGACACCCTCCGGGAGAAGGGCCCTCGTCGCGTCATGCCGATGACGGTTCCGATGCTCATGCCCAACGCGGCGGCCGGGAACCTTTCGCTTCACTTCGGCGCACGCGCGTTCGCGCGCACCGTCGCGAGCGCGTGCGCGTCCAGCACGGAATCCATCGTCAACGCGATCGAGCACCTGCGCGACGGCCTCGCCGACGTCATCATCGCCGGTGGAACCGAATCGGCCATCCACCCGATCACGATCGCGTCGTTCGCCTCCATGCAGGCGCTCTCCAAGCGCAACGACGACCCCGCCACGGCATCGCGCCCGACCAGCATCGACCGCGACGGGTTCGTGATGGGCGAAGGTGCCGCGGCTCTCATCCTCGAGACCGAAGAGCACGCTCGCGCGCGCGGCGCGAAGATCTACGCGTACGTGGCCGGCGGCGGCGTCACGGCCGACTCGTACCACATCACCGCCAACGACCCCGAGGGCGCGGGCGCCGCGCGGGCGGTGGGGCTTGCGCTCGCCATGGCCGACGCGTCCGTGGACGACGTGACCCACATCAACGCGCACGCCACCTCGACACCCGTCGGCGATCCCAACGAGTACACCGCACTCAAGGCCGTCTTCGGCGACCGCATCGACGACATCCCCGTGTCGGCGACGAAGGCGTCCACGGGCCACCTTCTCGGCGGCACCGGCGCTCTCGAGGCGATCTTCACGATCCTCGCGATCAGCGAGCGGCAGGCACCGCCGACGATCAACATCACGGAACAGGATCCCGCCGTCCCCTTCCGCGTGTCCGGCTCGGTCCAGTCGCTGGGCGCCGGCGATCAGCTCGCGATCAGCAACTCGTTCGGCTTCGGCGGACACAACGCGGTCGTCGCGTTCTCGAACACCTGA
- a CDS encoding DUF3145 domain-containing protein, translated as MAAHMARGVVFIHSAPRALCPHLEWAVGRVLGRAVNFEWSDQPVLPGSRRAEFYWEAPNGTGAALASAMHGWEHLRFEVSEDPSARSDGGRWMHTPDLGVHFAQTDTAGNVVIGEDRIRYAMELAAGDAAELQRELSVALGGAWDEELEPFRQAGDDAPVVWLHKVG; from the coding sequence ATGGCTGCACACATGGCGCGCGGAGTGGTGTTCATCCACTCGGCGCCACGGGCGTTGTGTCCCCACCTCGAGTGGGCTGTCGGGCGTGTGCTCGGGCGCGCCGTCAACTTCGAGTGGTCCGATCAGCCGGTACTGCCGGGCAGTCGCCGCGCCGAGTTCTACTGGGAGGCTCCCAACGGAACCGGAGCGGCGCTCGCCAGTGCGATGCACGGCTGGGAGCACTTGCGCTTCGAGGTCTCCGAGGATCCGAGTGCCCGCAGCGACGGCGGTCGGTGGATGCACACGCCGGACCTCGGCGTGCACTTCGCGCAGACCGACACCGCCGGCAACGTGGTGATCGGGGAGGACCGCATTCGCTACGCGATGGAGCTCGCCGCGGGGGATGCGGCCGAGTTGCAGCGCGAGCTCAGCGTCGCCCTGGGCGGAGCGTGGGACGAAGAGCTGGAGCCGTTCCGTCAGGCCGGTGACGATGCCCCGGTGGTGTGGCTGCACAAGGTCGGCTGA
- a CDS encoding CdaR family transcriptional regulator, which produces MSRSPESSSDKTETLAWLRRISGDLATVTLKRLEDTLPWYADMPPARRSSVGLVAQAGITSFIQWYDDPTATPWIAADIFAAAPRELLRSVSLQQTLQLIRVTVEVTEERVAGRGEDLREAILLYSRELAFTAADVYARAAEARGLWDARLEALVVDSILTGEADEELPSRIAALGWHGHGEVSVLVGTTPPQFDVDQLRRMARKLGVDVLVGVQGSRLVLVIGRTDADHRAGGDEQSELPFPEIARRLEPGFGTGHLVLGPTVPALVDAGQSARAALAGFAVARAWRNAPRPVEADDLLPERALAGDPLAKHTLVERIYRPLKAHSSDLVTTLWSYLDNGRSLEATARELFVHPNTVRYRLKRVSDVIGWDATGPREALILQTALVLGAIGTDNTRRRAAGTRRPR; this is translated from the coding sequence ATGAGCCGATCCCCGGAGTCGTCGTCGGACAAGACGGAGACACTCGCCTGGTTGCGACGCATCTCCGGGGATCTGGCCACGGTCACTCTCAAGCGCCTCGAGGACACGCTCCCCTGGTACGCCGACATGCCGCCGGCCAGGCGCTCCTCGGTGGGCCTCGTTGCCCAGGCGGGCATCACCTCTTTCATCCAGTGGTACGACGATCCGACGGCGACGCCGTGGATCGCGGCGGACATCTTCGCCGCGGCTCCCCGCGAGCTGCTGCGCTCGGTGAGCCTGCAGCAGACGCTGCAGCTCATCCGCGTCACCGTCGAGGTCACGGAGGAGCGCGTTGCGGGCCGCGGTGAGGACCTGCGCGAGGCGATCCTGCTCTACTCCCGCGAACTCGCTTTCACGGCAGCCGACGTCTACGCGCGCGCCGCCGAGGCTCGCGGACTCTGGGATGCACGCCTCGAGGCTCTCGTGGTCGACTCCATCCTCACGGGCGAAGCAGACGAAGAGCTCCCGAGCCGCATCGCCGCTCTGGGCTGGCACGGTCACGGCGAGGTCTCGGTGCTCGTCGGCACCACCCCGCCGCAGTTCGATGTCGACCAGCTGCGGCGCATGGCCCGCAAGCTCGGCGTCGACGTCCTCGTGGGCGTGCAGGGCTCCCGTCTTGTGCTCGTGATCGGACGTACCGACGCCGATCACCGCGCGGGCGGCGACGAGCAGTCCGAGCTCCCCTTCCCCGAGATCGCGCGGCGTCTCGAGCCCGGCTTCGGCACCGGCCATCTCGTTCTCGGCCCCACCGTCCCCGCCCTGGTCGACGCAGGCCAGAGCGCCCGCGCCGCCCTCGCCGGCTTCGCGGTGGCCCGCGCCTGGCGCAACGCGCCCCGCCCGGTCGAAGCCGACGACCTGCTGCCCGAGCGCGCACTGGCGGGAGATCCGCTCGCCAAGCACACCCTCGTCGAGCGCATCTACCGGCCGCTCAAGGCGCACAGTTCCGACCTCGTCACGACGCTGTGGAGCTACCTCGACAACGGGCGCTCGCTCGAGGCGACGGCGCGGGAGCTCTTCGTGCATCCCAACACGGTTCGGTACCGGCTGAAGCGTGTGTCCGACGTCATCGGCTGGGACGCAACGGGGCCCCGCGAAGCGCTGATCCTGCAGACCGCCCTCGTTCTGGGCGCGATCGGAACGGACAACACGCGTCGCCGCGCGGCCGGGACACGCCGACCGCGCTGA
- a CDS encoding beta-ketoacyl-ACP synthase III produces the protein MTAPTLRQTTGPQYTRILSYGAARGENAVPNEDLIEPINSSDEWIRQRTGIVTRVRADATTSATDLATIAAKEAVERSGVSPELIDLVIVATISNVRQTPSMSAVVADRIGANPAAAYDSNAACAGFTYGVAQADALIRAGVAHYAVVIGAEKLSDVVDPTDRTISFLLGDGAGAVVIGPSDTPAIGPTIWGSDGSKADAVGMDATLVEFRDGTSPWPTLRQEGPTVFRWAVWEMVKVARQALEEAGVTASDLAAFVPHQANMRIIDEFAKQLGLPDTVLIGRDIETTGNTSAASVPLATHRLLEEHPELSGGLALQIGFGAGLVFGAQVVVLP, from the coding sequence ATGACCGCCCCCACCCTTCGCCAGACCACGGGTCCGCAGTACACGCGCATCCTCTCCTACGGCGCCGCCCGCGGAGAGAACGCCGTCCCCAACGAAGACCTCATCGAGCCGATCAACTCGAGCGACGAGTGGATCCGCCAGCGCACCGGGATCGTGACGCGCGTGCGTGCCGACGCGACCACGAGCGCCACCGATCTCGCAACGATCGCCGCGAAGGAGGCCGTCGAGCGCTCCGGTGTCTCTCCCGAGCTGATCGACCTCGTCATCGTCGCGACGATCAGCAACGTCCGCCAGACGCCCTCGATGTCGGCCGTCGTCGCCGACCGGATCGGGGCGAACCCTGCGGCGGCGTACGACTCGAACGCCGCATGCGCGGGCTTCACCTACGGCGTCGCCCAGGCCGACGCTCTCATCCGCGCGGGCGTCGCGCACTACGCCGTCGTGATCGGCGCGGAGAAGCTCTCCGACGTCGTCGATCCCACCGACCGGACGATCTCGTTCCTGCTCGGCGACGGCGCCGGTGCCGTCGTGATCGGTCCGAGCGACACCCCGGCGATCGGCCCCACCATCTGGGGATCCGACGGCTCAAAGGCGGATGCGGTGGGCATGGATGCCACGCTCGTCGAGTTCCGCGACGGTACCTCGCCCTGGCCCACGCTCCGTCAGGAGGGCCCGACGGTGTTCCGGTGGGCCGTCTGGGAGATGGTGAAGGTCGCACGTCAGGCCCTCGAGGAGGCCGGCGTCACCGCATCCGATCTCGCCGCTTTCGTGCCCCACCAGGCCAACATGCGCATCATCGACGAGTTCGCCAAGCAGCTGGGCCTGCCCGACACGGTCCTGATCGGCCGCGACATCGAGACCACGGGCAACACCTCTGCGGCATCCGTGCCCCTCGCCACCCATCGCCTGCTCGAAGAGCATCCCGAACTCAGCGGCGGCCTCGCACTCCAGATCGGCTTCGGTGCCGGTCTGGTGTTCGGCGCACAGGTCGTCGTGCTCCCGTGA
- a CDS encoding acyl carrier protein, with translation MAFTTDEVLAGLAELITDETGISADEVALEKSFTDDLDIDSISMMTIVVNAEEKFGVTIPDDEVKNLKTVGDAVTYITSNQA, from the coding sequence ATGGCTTTCACCACTGACGAGGTCCTCGCCGGACTCGCCGAACTCATCACCGACGAGACCGGCATCTCGGCCGACGAGGTCGCGCTCGAGAAGTCCTTCACGGACGACCTCGACATCGACTCGATCTCGATGATGACGATCGTCGTCAACGCCGAGGAGAAGTTCGGCGTCACCATCCCCGACGACGAGGTCAAGAACCTCAAGACCGTCGGCGACGCCGTCACCTACATCACCTCGAACCAGGCGTGA
- the aceE gene encoding pyruvate dehydrogenase (acetyl-transferring), homodimeric type yields the protein MTVNQQDPYSQGPLDSDPEETAEWRESLEQLVQAKGRGRGREIMLSLLQDSRELHLGVPMVPTTDYINTIAPENEPDFPGDEEIERRYRAWIRWNAAMTVHRAQRPGIGVGGHISTYASSAALYEVGFNHFFRGLDDPNGGDQVFFQGHASPGMYARSFLEGRLSEQQLDGFRQEKSAAPLGLPSYPHPRLLPEYWQFPTVSMGLGPINAIYQAMTNKYLTNRGMKDLSDSHVWAFLGDGEMDEVESRGQLQVAANEGLDNLTFVVNCNLQRLDGPVRGNGKIIQELESFFRGAGWNVIKVIWGREWDSLLANDDQGALLNLMNVTPDGDFQTYKAENGAYIRENFFGRDERAAALVKDYTDDQIWNLKRGGHDYRKVYAAFKAAVEHKGQPTVILAHTIKGYGLGPHFEGRNATHQMKKMTLDDLKHFRDAMHIPVSDAQLEENPYQPPYYNPGAQDETIQYMVERRRKLGGFLPERRTTHVGLELPDDKAYALPKKGSGTQEIATTMAFVRLLKDLLRVKGFGERIVPIIPDEARTFGMDAYFPTAKIYNPNGQNYTSVDRELLLAYKESPQGQIMHVGINEAGAMAAFTATSTAYATHGQPLIPVYIFYSMFGFQRTGDAQWAVGDQMGRGFIIGATAGRTTLTGEGLQHADGHSHLLASTNPATVSYDPAYGYEIAHIVRSGIDRMYGGNHPDPNVMYYITVYNEPIVQPAEPEGVDVDGIVRGIHRISQGSGDGHRAQILASGVGVPWALEAQKLLSEDWGVSADVWSVTSWSELRNDGLAAEEHNFLHPEAEPRTAYLTEKLRDAQGPVVGVSDFMHAVQDQIRQWVPGRYLTLGADGFGFSDTRAAARRFFKIDGPSIVVRTLQGLVDEGRLDRSVIGQAIEKYRLHDVNAGTSGNAGGES from the coding sequence GAGGAGATCGAGCGCCGCTATCGCGCATGGATCCGCTGGAACGCGGCCATGACCGTGCACCGTGCGCAGCGCCCGGGCATCGGCGTCGGCGGTCACATCTCGACGTACGCCTCCTCGGCAGCGCTCTACGAGGTCGGCTTCAACCACTTCTTCCGCGGGCTCGACGACCCCAACGGCGGCGACCAGGTCTTCTTCCAGGGCCACGCCTCCCCCGGCATGTACGCGCGCTCCTTCCTCGAGGGTCGACTCAGCGAGCAGCAGCTCGACGGCTTCCGCCAGGAGAAGTCGGCAGCACCCCTCGGTCTCCCCTCGTACCCGCACCCGCGTCTGCTCCCCGAGTACTGGCAGTTCCCCACTGTCTCGATGGGACTCGGACCCATCAACGCCATCTACCAGGCGATGACGAACAAGTACCTCACCAACCGCGGCATGAAGGATCTGTCCGACTCGCACGTCTGGGCATTCCTCGGCGACGGTGAGATGGATGAGGTCGAGAGCCGTGGTCAGCTCCAGGTCGCCGCGAACGAGGGGCTCGACAACCTGACCTTCGTCGTCAACTGCAACCTGCAGCGCCTCGACGGCCCCGTCCGCGGCAACGGCAAGATCATCCAGGAGCTCGAGAGCTTCTTCCGCGGCGCAGGCTGGAACGTCATCAAGGTCATCTGGGGCCGCGAATGGGACTCGTTGCTCGCCAACGACGACCAGGGCGCACTGCTCAACCTCATGAACGTCACCCCCGACGGTGACTTCCAGACGTACAAGGCCGAGAACGGCGCGTACATCCGCGAGAACTTCTTCGGTCGCGACGAGCGCGCCGCCGCTCTGGTCAAGGACTACACCGACGATCAGATCTGGAACCTCAAGCGCGGCGGCCACGACTACCGCAAGGTGTATGCGGCGTTCAAGGCGGCCGTCGAGCACAAGGGCCAGCCGACGGTCATCCTCGCGCACACCATCAAGGGCTACGGCCTGGGTCCGCACTTCGAGGGCCGCAACGCGACCCACCAGATGAAGAAGATGACCCTCGACGACCTGAAGCACTTCCGCGACGCGATGCACATCCCGGTCTCGGACGCGCAGCTCGAGGAGAACCCGTACCAGCCTCCGTACTACAACCCCGGAGCGCAGGACGAGACGATCCAGTACATGGTGGAGCGTCGCCGCAAGCTCGGCGGATTCCTGCCCGAGCGCCGCACCACGCACGTCGGCCTCGAACTGCCGGACGACAAGGCGTATGCGCTGCCGAAGAAGGGTTCGGGAACGCAGGAGATCGCGACGACCATGGCGTTCGTCCGGCTGCTGAAGGACCTGCTGCGCGTCAAGGGATTCGGCGAGCGGATCGTTCCGATCATCCCGGACGAGGCTCGCACGTTCGGTATGGACGCGTACTTCCCGACCGCGAAGATCTACAACCCGAACGGCCAGAACTACACCTCGGTCGACCGCGAGCTGCTCCTTGCGTACAAGGAGAGCCCGCAGGGCCAGATCATGCACGTCGGCATCAACGAGGCGGGCGCCATGGCGGCGTTCACCGCGACGAGCACCGCGTATGCGACGCACGGTCAGCCACTCATCCCGGTCTACATCTTCTATTCGATGTTCGGCTTCCAGCGCACCGGCGACGCCCAGTGGGCCGTCGGCGACCAGATGGGTCGCGGCTTCATCATCGGCGCCACCGCCGGGCGCACGACGCTGACCGGTGAGGGACTGCAGCACGCCGACGGTCACTCGCACCTGCTCGCATCGACGAACCCGGCAACGGTCTCCTACGACCCGGCCTACGGTTACGAGATCGCCCACATCGTGCGCTCGGGCATCGACCGCATGTACGGCGGCAACCACCCCGACCCGAACGTCATGTACTACATCACGGTCTACAACGAGCCGATCGTGCAGCCCGCCGAGCCGGAGGGTGTCGACGTCGACGGCATCGTGCGCGGCATCCACCGCATCTCGCAGGGCTCCGGCGACGGACACCGCGCGCAGATCCTCGCCTCCGGCGTGGGTGTGCCGTGGGCGCTCGAGGCGCAGAAGCTGCTGAGCGAGGACTGGGGCGTGAGCGCCGACGTGTGGTCGGTGACCTCCTGGTCCGAGCTGCGCAACGATGGCCTCGCCGCGGAGGAGCACAACTTCCTCCACCCGGAGGCGGAGCCGCGCACCGCGTACCTGACCGAGAAGCTGCGCGACGCGCAGGGCCCGGTGGTGGGTGTCAGCGACTTCATGCACGCGGTGCAGGACCAGATCCGTCAGTGGGTCCCCGGGCGTTACCTGACCCTGGGCGCCGACGGCTTCGGCTTCTCGGACACCCGCGCGGCCGCCCGTCGCTTCTTCAAGATCGACGGTCCTTCGATCGTCGTGCGCACCCTGCAGGGCCTGGTCGATGAGGGTCGCCTCGACCGGTCCGTCATCGGGCAGGCGATCGAGAAGTACCGTCTGCACGACGTGAACGCCGGAACGTCCGGCAACGCCGGCGGCGAGAGCTGA